The Schistocerca cancellata isolate TAMUIC-IGC-003103 chromosome 4, iqSchCanc2.1, whole genome shotgun sequence genome contains a region encoding:
- the LOC126184281 gene encoding mucin-22-like has translation MCPLPITSQLSAENATGTADSVQEEITNQRKVDMTTAAKEDEGYMMMSHFTSLVSNGNSAPENGESTPTPPTSIQNRSTTGAFSGSLKLSDDGKTDANDATAVPSVPELQPTSTSLFALPSGNENLLQQNTEDTGTDYGHVHTLPSQQGELMQRNDSKNYEDPYVSFVPHTETNSQAPTISLSASPTTPGEVENHEQHDGKYQTTTLQDNYEEGITTPQYVPFTPPANIKNFKEQGGTSPAKDVETSMRSPSTSFMTPDENEVMWQSGEHNGTKVEASNHNDAETTTTQDVGYIPRSDTNNFKEDVDEFNGTNSSSSQKTGTPTISPSVLGAEDGLKQKNVETTAGTFEANYDVAGSTTPHYEHITSHTSTNNPNEHDGKFITTTESSAQETLSVIPNKDVSGTQQNGEPTVTTFEVEYDSKVTTTPQYDDFILRTSTTVQDNDFNTATVSSAQEIVTTTTSPTKLFTISNIDVSHTQQEGENTTAAFESENDAEVTTTPQNDDFISRTSTKNSTVQDNHFNTTTVSSAQEIWTTTSSPTKLFIVSNNDVSDTQEKGENTTAAFESENDAEVSTTPQYVDFIHRTVSEKSSEQDDDFSAIPASSARGVGMTTTSPVKLLTIPNDGEGLTQKNVESSATTPQTDYDGMEPTTPPAELFTPPTGTKNFMDEAGELDTNMPSSSHDILPTSTLPSVPVAEQADDENCTQQEYDCVDTTVAVYPEDNLTTMSPLTPVTVPADGGNIKEHSGGPNITLSPEPNKDESTTTPSFPQPVNDSNITLQIVKCKGTNLGTNQEKPSTMSFLAIFKILAGINDNRTLMCDEPDVTTTPPTNEETSYNTTAKQDTTTISKDEAVDGNKTKSHYPSYTGSSPDELLMLYKLRVRMLKTMSITLGAVVALILISIGFKFCRKHRRGDRTAVSPHTAEPREAGQPSTSQASTSVEPVIRFRDLLSREENN, from the exons CTCTACCGATAACAAGTCAGCTGTCAGCTGAAAATGCGACAGGTACAGCTGATTCTGTCCAAGAAGAGATAACAAATCAACGAAAAGT GGACATGACCACAGCTGCTAAAGAAGATGAAGGTTACATGATGATGTCACATTTCACAAGTCTTGTTAGTAACGGGAATTCTGCGCCTGAAAACGGTGAATCTACTCCTACACCGCCAACGAGTATCCAAAACAGATCGACTACTGGCGCTTTTTCAGGGTCCCTGAAGCTCAGTGATGATGGAAAGACTGACGCAAATGACGCTACAGCGGTTCCATCGGTCCCCGAGTTACAGCCAACCTCCACATCACTGTTTGCACTACCGAGTGGCAATGAAAACCTCCTGCAGCAGAATACGGAAGACACTGGGACTGATTATGGACACGTGCACACCTTGCCATCGCAACAAGGAGAGTTAATGCAGCGTAATGATAgtaaaaattacgaagatccgtaCGTGAGCTTCGTACCTCACACTGAAACCAATAGTCAAGCACCCACTATCTCACTATCAGCGTCGCCCACAACACCTGGAGAAGTTGAGAATCACGAACAGCATGATGGCAAATACCAGACCACCACATTACAGGACAACTATGAAGAAGGTATCACCACTCCCCAATATGTGCCCTTCACACCTCCTGCTAATATCAAAAACTTCAAGGAGCAGGGTGGAACCTCACCAGCTAAGGATGTTGAGACATCCATGAGATCACCATCGACATCATTCATGACTCCAGATGAAAATGAGGTGATGTGGCAGAGTGGTGAGCACAACGGCACAAAAGTTGAGGCCAGTAATCACAATGATGCAGAGACCACTACAACCCAGGATGTGGGCTACATACCACGCAGTGATACAAATAATTTCAAGGAGGATGTTGATGAATTCAACGGTACTAATTCCTCGTCGTCTCAGAAAACTGGAACACCCACCATCTCACCATCAGTTCTTGGTGCTGAAGACGGACTCAAGCAGAAGAACGTTGAAACCACTGCTGGAACATTTGAGGCTAACTATGATGTTGCAGGGTCAACCACACCTCACTATGAACACATCACATCACACACTAGTACTAATAATCCCAATGAACACGATGGGAAATTCATCACTACTACTGAATCATCAGCTCAAGAAACGTTGTCTGTTATCCCGAATAAAGATGTTAGTGGCACGCAACAAAATGGGGAACCCACCGTCACAACATTCGAGGTCGAATATGATTCTAAAGTGACCACCACACCACAGTATGATGATTTCATACTGCGCACTAGTACCACAGTACAGGACAATGATTTCAACACTGCCACGGTCTCGTCAGCTCAAGAAATCGTGACTACTACCACCTCCCCAACAAAGTTGTTCACTATTTCAAATATCGATGTGAGTCACACGCAGCAGGAAGGAGAAAACACCACTGCAGCATTCGAGAGCGAAAATGATGCTGAAGTGACCACAACACCACAAAATGATGATTTCATATCGCGCACTAGTACCAAGAATTCCACAGTGCAGGACAATCATTTCAACACTACCACGGTCTCGTCAGCTCAAGAAATCTGGACTACTACCAGCTCCCCAACAAAGTTGTTCATTGTTTCTAATAACGATGTGAGTGACACGCAGGAGAAAGGAGAAAACACCACAGCAGCATTCGAGAGCGAAAATGATGCTGAAGTGAGCACCACACCACAGTATGTTGACTTCATACACCGCACTGTTTCCGAGAAGTCCAGTGAGCAGGATGATGATTTCAGCGCTATACCTGCCTCATCAGCCCGTGGTGTTGGAATGACCACCACCTCGCCAGTAAAGCTATTGACGATTCCTAATGATGGCGAGGGTCTtacgcagaagaatgttgaatcctCCGCCACAACACCGCAGACCGACTATGATGGTATGGAACCTACTACACCCCCGGCTGAACTCTTTACACCACCCACTGGCACCAAGAATTTCATGGACGAGGCTGGTGAACTCGACACTAACATGCCTTCGTCATCTCACGACATTTTACCAACCAGCACCTTACCCTCAGTACCAGTGGCAGAGCAAGCAGATGATGAAAATTGCACACAGCAGGAATATGATTGCGTTGACACCACGGTTGCTGTGTATCCGGAAGATAACCTTACCACCATGTCACCACTAACGCCAGTCACCGTACCTGCGGATGGTGGCAATATTAAAGAGCACAGTGGTGGACCAAATATCACCTTAAGTCCGGAACCTAATAAAGATGAGTCTACTACCACACCATCGTTCCCACAGCCTGTTAACGATAGTAATATCACATTGCAAATCGTTAAATGTAAGGGCACCAACCTTGGTACCAACCAGGAAAAGCCCTCCACGATGTCATTTTTAGCGATTTTTAAAATACTGGCTGGTATTAATGATAACCGCACGCTGATGTGTGACGAGCCAGATGTCACAACGACTCCGCCAACTAATGAAGAGACTTCATATAACACAACAGCGAAACAAGACACTACAACTATCTCTAAGGACGAAGCAGTGGATGGCAACAAAACTAAAAGCCATTATCCATCATACACTGGATCTTCTCCTGACGAATTACTAATGTTGTATAAACTACGCGTTAGAATGCTCAAGACAATGTCTATCACCTTAGGGGCGGTAGTAGCTCTCATTTTGATCAGCATTGGATTCAAATTCTGCAGGAAACATAGACGAGGCGACCGCACAGCAGTTTCTCCTCACACTGCTGAACCTCGTGAAGCAGGTCAACCTTCCACATCTCAGGCTTCTACTTCCGTAGAGCCCGTTATAAGATTTCGAGATTTGCTCTCTCGTGAAGAGAATAATTAG